In one window of Bdellovibrio bacteriovorus DNA:
- a CDS encoding hydroxymethylglutaryl-CoA reductase, degradative, giving the protein MKKQLLDIFKGFSKLSREERLKALMDVGVLHDSDVEYLSKGGLRDTSLGEKFIENVIGYFQLPLGVATNFNIDGKDYVIPMAVEETSIVAAVCKSAKWIRESGSITTEVVGNDIIGQIQCAKIQDFAKFEKQILSQKNFLIEISNREVAFGLVRRGGGVRDIQVRRVPRGDGTDMAVVHVLMDPCDAMGANIMNQVCEFLKEPIEQFTGEKVTMCILSNLVDSKVTRATVHIKDIDPELAEKIEEASLFAQQDPYRAATNNKGVLNGIDPVLIATGNDWRAVEAGIHAYASRDGQYRSITRWFRDGEGGLKGIFEAPLIVGTVGGVTTLHPTAMMCMKMLGTTSANELSRVIAAVGLVQNLGALKALTTVGIIEGHMKLHTKNLALGAGAEEKEIPLVQKKLEEILAVRKRISLSNAIDVLKELRSSQRATTTTHTHS; this is encoded by the coding sequence ATGAAAAAGCAGCTTCTAGACATCTTTAAAGGTTTCTCAAAACTTTCTCGCGAGGAAAGATTGAAAGCGTTGATGGACGTTGGCGTTCTTCATGATTCCGATGTGGAGTATCTGTCTAAGGGCGGATTGCGCGACACTTCTTTGGGCGAAAAGTTTATTGAAAACGTCATCGGCTATTTCCAGTTACCTTTGGGAGTAGCAACAAACTTCAATATCGATGGCAAAGACTACGTCATTCCTATGGCGGTAGAAGAAACTTCTATCGTGGCGGCAGTCTGTAAATCGGCGAAATGGATTCGTGAATCAGGTTCCATCACAACGGAAGTTGTGGGGAACGATATCATCGGTCAAATCCAGTGTGCAAAGATTCAAGACTTTGCGAAATTTGAAAAGCAAATCCTGTCTCAGAAAAACTTCTTAATTGAAATTTCAAACCGTGAAGTGGCGTTCGGTCTTGTTCGCCGTGGCGGTGGTGTCCGTGATATCCAAGTTCGCCGTGTACCTCGTGGTGACGGAACGGACATGGCCGTTGTTCATGTGTTGATGGATCCATGCGATGCCATGGGTGCCAACATCATGAACCAAGTTTGTGAGTTCCTTAAAGAACCGATCGAACAGTTTACTGGTGAAAAAGTGACGATGTGTATTCTTTCGAATCTTGTGGATTCGAAAGTCACTCGCGCTACGGTTCACATCAAAGACATCGACCCTGAACTTGCTGAAAAAATCGAAGAAGCTTCTTTGTTCGCTCAGCAAGACCCTTATCGTGCAGCGACGAACAATAAAGGCGTTCTTAACGGGATTGACCCGGTTCTTATCGCGACGGGAAATGACTGGCGCGCGGTAGAGGCGGGTATCCATGCCTATGCTTCACGTGATGGACAATACCGTTCGATCACTCGTTGGTTCCGTGATGGAGAGGGTGGACTTAAAGGTATCTTTGAAGCTCCTTTGATCGTGGGCACCGTCGGTGGCGTAACAACTCTTCATCCGACAGCGATGATGTGTATGAAGATGTTGGGAACGACATCGGCAAACGAACTTTCGCGAGTTATTGCCGCAGTTGGATTGGTGCAAAATCTAGGGGCTTTAAAAGCCCTAACTACTGTCGGTATCATCGAAGGTCATATGAAACTTCACACGAAGAATTTGGCTTTGGGTGCGGGTGCGGAAGAAAAAGAAATTCCTCTTGTACAAAAGAAGCTTGAAGAAATCTTAGCAGTTCGTAAACGCATCTCTTTAAGCAATGCGATTGACGTGCTTAAAGAACTTCGTTCTTCGCAAAGAGCGACGACGACAACACACACTCACAGCTAG
- the fni gene encoding type 2 isopentenyl-diphosphate Delta-isomerase: MEESNSQFEQRKRDHIKIALDPRSQTEGQNGLDSIELIHEALPNLDFKEVDISTSFFLKDPVTKDSISLSSPIFISSMTAGHEQGREINEALARLSDRRQILMGVGSQRRELEDSNAAEEWNRVRRQAPKALLLGNIGIAQLIKSPIDKVQRLIESTEAIALFVHVNPLQEALQPEGTRDFRHGIEALENLVKIAGVPIVVKEVGCGFSVETLKRLENIGIYAVDVAGKGGTHWGRVEGYRSQENDLLYKVAQTFANWGISTVQSVLNAKEARVSYEIWASGGVRNGLEVAKLCALGATKVGLAKPFLEAALKGDEALEELINKLETELKIALFCTGSKNLKDLQTKRVIR, from the coding sequence ATGGAAGAGTCTAATAGCCAATTTGAACAAAGAAAGCGCGATCACATCAAAATCGCGCTGGATCCAAGGTCACAGACTGAGGGACAAAATGGTTTAGACTCGATCGAATTAATTCATGAGGCTTTGCCTAATTTGGATTTTAAAGAGGTCGATATTTCGACCTCTTTCTTTTTAAAAGATCCTGTCACTAAAGATTCTATTTCTCTCTCTTCTCCTATTTTTATTTCTTCGATGACTGCCGGCCATGAGCAAGGACGTGAAATCAACGAGGCTTTGGCTCGTTTGAGTGACCGTCGCCAGATTCTTATGGGCGTAGGTTCGCAAAGAAGAGAGTTGGAAGATTCTAATGCCGCTGAAGAGTGGAACCGCGTGCGTCGTCAGGCACCGAAGGCTCTGCTTTTGGGAAATATTGGAATCGCTCAACTGATCAAAAGTCCGATCGATAAAGTCCAACGTCTGATTGAGTCCACAGAGGCTATTGCGCTTTTCGTGCATGTGAATCCTCTTCAGGAAGCTCTTCAGCCAGAGGGCACTCGTGATTTTCGACATGGAATAGAAGCTCTAGAAAATCTGGTGAAAATTGCAGGGGTTCCCATAGTAGTGAAAGAAGTGGGCTGTGGGTTTTCCGTTGAAACCCTCAAACGCCTCGAAAATATAGGAATTTACGCCGTCGACGTTGCGGGTAAAGGTGGAACTCATTGGGGCCGGGTCGAAGGATACCGTTCGCAAGAGAATGATTTACTGTATAAAGTCGCGCAAACTTTCGCAAATTGGGGTATTAGTACAGTACAATCCGTTTTGAATGCCAAAGAAGCCCGCGTGAGTTATGAAATCTGGGCTTCGGGTGGCGTCAGAAACGGACTTGAAGTCGCAAAACTTTGCGCTTTAGGTGCTACCAAAGTAGGGCTCGCAAAACCCTTTTTGGAAGCGGCTCTGAAAGGCGATGAGGCCTTGGAAGAGCTTATAAATAAATTAGAAACTGAACTTAAGATTGCTTTGTTCTGTACAGGTTCAAAAAATCTTAAAGACCTTCAAACAAAGAGGGTGATTCGATGA
- the mvaD gene encoding diphosphomevalonate decarboxylase → MNQVLVSAPSNIALIKYMGKIEGSGNKPTNGSLSYTLENLRTFVRLTEIEGGKDQWKLLVREDLEKMDLSEKGQQRFLKHLQNLKDKWGVTKNFLVESANNFPSDCGLASSASSFAALTLAAAQMFQKIHPQPWGEDKKVLSELSRQGSGSSCRSLFSPWALWLHEYAETMNLPIKDMHHIVVVVEDSKKEVSSSEAHKLVTTSPRFEGRVERAEIRLKDLSQALQFDDWHMARQIVWDEFIDMHRLFETSTPAFSYMTDGSKKVLEECQKLWNKWQDGPLVTMDAGANVHMLFRNDQKKSFETYRELFKKEFKVLAFEGVKSDVH, encoded by the coding sequence ATGAATCAAGTTTTAGTGTCTGCGCCTTCTAATATCGCTCTGATCAAGTACATGGGTAAAATCGAAGGTTCCGGTAATAAGCCAACGAATGGCTCCTTATCTTACACTCTGGAGAATTTAAGAACCTTTGTTCGCCTGACAGAGATTGAGGGTGGTAAGGATCAATGGAAGCTCTTGGTTCGAGAAGATCTAGAAAAAATGGATCTTTCTGAAAAAGGGCAGCAGCGCTTTTTAAAGCACCTGCAAAATTTAAAAGACAAGTGGGGAGTTACGAAAAACTTCCTCGTGGAGTCAGCAAATAATTTTCCTTCCGATTGCGGTCTTGCTAGCTCCGCTTCAAGTTTTGCTGCGTTGACTTTGGCTGCTGCGCAGATGTTTCAAAAGATCCATCCGCAACCGTGGGGCGAGGATAAGAAAGTCTTGTCCGAGCTGTCTCGTCAGGGATCGGGATCTTCCTGTCGTTCTCTATTCTCTCCGTGGGCGCTTTGGTTGCATGAGTATGCAGAAACCATGAATCTTCCGATAAAGGATATGCATCACATCGTGGTGGTGGTGGAAGACTCAAAGAAGGAAGTTTCTAGTTCGGAAGCTCATAAGCTTGTGACGACGAGTCCTCGTTTCGAAGGTCGTGTGGAACGTGCGGAAATTCGCCTTAAAGATCTTTCGCAAGCTTTGCAGTTTGATGACTGGCATATGGCCCGTCAGATTGTCTGGGACGAGTTCATCGATATGCACCGCTTGTTTGAAACAAGCACGCCGGCGTTCAGCTATATGACGGACGGATCCAAAAAAGTTTTGGAAGAATGCCAAAAGCTTTGGAATAAGTGGCAGGACGGTCCTTTGGTGACAATGGATGCCGGGGCGAATGTGCATATGCTTTTCAGGAATGATCAGAAGAAGTCTTTTGAAACTTATCGCGAGCTTTTCAAAAAAGAATTCAAAGTCTTGGCATTCGAAGGTGTGAAATCCGATGTCCATTGA
- the rpmI gene encoding 50S ribosomal protein L35: MKMRTHSGAKKRLKVLSSGKVKKKSTRMRHLNSHMSSKTKRQLGKTSYVEDANMLQVRRCLVF, encoded by the coding sequence ATGAAAATGCGCACTCACTCAGGCGCTAAAAAACGTTTGAAAGTTCTTTCAAGCGGTAAAGTTAAGAAAAAAAGCACTCGCATGCGTCACTTGAACTCACACATGAGCTCAAAAACGAAAAGACAACTAGGTAAGACATCATACGTAGAAGACGCGAACATGTTACAAGTTCGTCGTTGCTTGGTGTTCTAG
- the rplT gene encoding 50S ribosomal protein L20, producing the protein MARVKSGKTNRARHKKVLKRAKGYYSAGSRAYIHAVEKNDRGMAYAYRDRKAKKRNFRTLWNQRINAAARLNGTTYSRLIGGLIKAGIQVDRKILADLAINDAAAFTALCKHALA; encoded by the coding sequence ATGGCTCGTGTAAAAAGTGGTAAAACAAATCGTGCTCGTCACAAAAAGGTTCTTAAAAGAGCAAAAGGTTACTATTCAGCTGGTTCTCGCGCGTACATCCACGCGGTAGAGAAAAATGACCGTGGTATGGCGTATGCTTACCGCGACCGTAAAGCTAAAAAACGTAACTTCCGCACATTGTGGAATCAACGTATCAATGCAGCAGCTCGTTTGAACGGAACTACATATTCTCGTTTGATCGGTGGCTTGATTAAAGCTGGCATCCAAGTGGACCGTAAGATCTTGGCTGACCTTGCTATCAACGATGCAGCAGCATTCACTGCTCTTTGCAAACACGCTTTGGCGTAG
- a CDS encoding mevalonate kinase family protein: MSIDFTCKSFGKWILAGEHAVLRGVPALVFPIQSRNLELSYTRTESSLELRLVGDHGKDLQLLVWGVLEKACELKKISRQELKGILLLESSIPVGAGMGASAALCVALTRWLGYLGYVEESEYYEFARDLENLFHGESSGVDIAVALSGEGLYFVRNGERKPLSTSWKPHWYISYSGKRGVTVDAVNKVKDLLLQNPEVGEKIDKQMAEAVATAEKALKLDMQDGLPLLAKAIEEGGECFEQWGLNEGAPGKHIQWLKEKGALAVKPTGSGGGGYVLSLWSKVPSEDVLEKLIPC, encoded by the coding sequence ATGTCCATTGATTTCACCTGTAAGTCTTTTGGAAAGTGGATCCTTGCGGGCGAACACGCGGTACTTCGCGGTGTTCCCGCGTTGGTTTTTCCCATTCAGTCGCGCAACTTAGAACTGAGTTACACGCGTACGGAATCCTCTTTAGAGCTTCGTCTGGTCGGAGACCATGGTAAAGATCTTCAGCTTCTGGTTTGGGGAGTTCTGGAAAAAGCTTGTGAGCTTAAAAAAATCTCTCGCCAAGAACTCAAAGGTATTCTGCTTTTGGAATCCTCCATCCCAGTGGGCGCAGGTATGGGGGCGTCGGCCGCTCTTTGTGTCGCGCTCACTCGTTGGCTGGGTTATCTGGGATATGTTGAGGAAAGTGAATACTACGAGTTTGCACGTGATCTAGAAAATCTATTTCATGGTGAAAGCAGTGGGGTGGATATCGCCGTCGCTTTATCGGGCGAGGGTTTATACTTCGTACGAAATGGGGAGCGTAAGCCATTATCAACGTCTTGGAAACCGCATTGGTATATTTCCTATTCGGGCAAGCGTGGCGTAACGGTGGATGCTGTGAATAAAGTTAAAGACCTTCTTTTACAGAATCCCGAAGTCGGTGAAAAAATCGATAAGCAAATGGCCGAAGCTGTGGCTACAGCCGAAAAAGCATTAAAACTCGATATGCAAGATGGGCTTCCTCTTCTGGCAAAAGCCATTGAAGAAGGTGGAGAATGTTTTGAGCAGTGGGGCCTGAATGAAGGGGCTCCCGGTAAACATATACAATGGCTGAAAGAAAAAGGCGCTCTTGCCGTGAAACCGACGGGTTCTGGTGGCGGTGGCTACGTGCTGTCATTGTGGAGTAAGGTTCCGTCCGAAGACGTCCTTGAAAAATTGATTCCTTGTTAA